A window of Solanum stenotomum isolate F172 chromosome 3, ASM1918654v1, whole genome shotgun sequence contains these coding sequences:
- the LOC125860497 gene encoding tRNA(His) guanylyltransferase 1-like isoform X1 translates to MANSKYEYVKCFEVEDEVMHPNIIVVQIDGRDFGSFSEKHGFEKPNDDKALNLMNACAIKVLENFSDVIFAYGFTDEYSFVLKKETTFYQRRASKILSIIVSFFSSTYVTKWKEFFSQKELSVPPSFHSRVISCASMEVLQAYLLWRQTECHISNQYNTCLWKLVFSGKSEKEAKEILKGRQKQEQNELLFQQFGINYKDLPQIFRQGSCAIKIKVDDIVKYREDGTPVKRPRKKAIIVHSENVATKRFWNNYTCLTEELGSLAEGINKIKPEYLRSFQFESRLMISTWIVVRVDGCHFHRFCEDNGFQKPNDEQALKLMNSCAVSLLEMFKDIIFAYGMSDEYSFVLKKDSLLYQRWSSEIVSAVVSLFSSMYVMKWKEYFPEKEFKEPPYFDGRSVCYPSSEILRDYLAWRQVDCHINNQYNTCFWLLVKSGKSRTEAQSSLKGTQTQEKNELLAKFGIDYNALPIIFRMGSSVFRDRDEPTGNDRVVVEHCNIIETSFWKEHPRILDEEESLLTILRPHSNKMLRLS, encoded by the coding sequence ATGGCGAACAGCAAGTATGAATACGTGAAATGTTTTGAGGTGGAAGACGAAGTAATGCACCCAAATATCATTGTTGTTCAAATTGATGGCCGTGACTTTGGCAGTTTCTCGGAGAAGCATGGATTTGAGAAGCCGAATGATGACAAAGCCTTGAACTTGATGAATGCTTGTGCTATTAAGGTATTAGAAAACTTCTCTGATGTTATATTTGCGTATGGATTTACTGATGAGTACAGTTTCGTTTTGAAGAAGGAAACCACATTTTACCAGAGGCGAGCAAGCAAAATACTATCCATTATTGTGTCTTTCTTCTCATCTACATATGTAACCAAATGGAAagagttcttttctcaaaaagagtTAAGTGTGCCTCCATCATTCCATTCACGAGTTATCAGCTGTGCATCAATGGAGGTTCTTCAGGCATATCTTCTATGGAGACAAACAGAATGTCATATAAGCAATCAATACAATACTTGTTTGTGGAAGTTGGTGTTTTCTGGAAAGTCAGAAAAGGAGGCGAAAGAGATTCTTAAGGGAAGACAAAAGCAGGAGCAAAATGAATTACTCTTTCAGCAGTTTGGTATCAACTACAAGGACCTTCCGCAGATTTTTCGTCAAGGGTCTTGTGCCATCAAGATAAAGGTGGACGATATTGTGAAATACCGTGAAGATGGCACTCCTGTTAAAAGACCAAGGAAGAAAGCAATCATAGTTCACTCAGAAAATGTAGCAACAAAAAGGTTTTGGAATAACTACACATGCCTTACCGAGGAACTTGGTTCGCTCGCTGAAGGGATTAACAAGATTAAACCCGAGTATTTGAGGTCTTTCCAATTTGAAAGCAGGTTGATGATATCTACTTGGATTGTAGTCCGGGTAGATGGTTGTCATTTCCACAGGTTTTGTGAAGATAATGGCTTTCAGAAGCCAAATGATGAACAGGCACTGAAACTTATGAACTCTTGTGCGGTTTCTTTGCTGGAGATGTTTAAGGATATTATATTTGCATATGGGATGAGTGATGAATACAGCTTTGTTTTGAAGAAAGATTCTCTATTGTATCAGAGGTGGTCAAGTGAAATCGTCTCAGCTGTTGTATCTCTTTTCTCTTCCATGTATGTGATGAAGTGGAAAGAGTATTTTCCTGAGAAAGAGTTTAAAGAACCACCTTATTTTGATGGACGATCTGTTTGCTATCCATCATCTGAGATTCTTCGAGATTACTTGGCTTGGAGACAAGTTGATTGTCACATAAACAATCAGTACAATACTTGTTTCTGGCTGCTTGTTAAGTCTGGAAAGAGCAGAACTGAAGCACAAAGCTCTCTGAAGGGTactcaaactcaagaaaaaaatgaattacttGCCAAGTTTGGCATTGATTACAATGCGTTGCCAATTATCTTTCGGATGGGGTCCTCTGTTTTCCGGGACAGAGATGAACCAACAGGAAATGACAGAGTAGTTGTTGAACACTGTAACATAATTGAGACAAGCTTTTGGAAAGAACATCCAAGAATACTCGATGAGGAGGAATCATTGCTAACAATTTTACGGCCCCATAGCAATAAAATGCTTCGATTGTCTTGA
- the LOC125860497 gene encoding tRNA(His) guanylyltransferase 1-like isoform X2, whose translation MLVLLSFVLKKETTFYQRRASKILSIIVSFFSSTYVTKWKEFFSQKELSVPPSFHSRVISCASMEVLQAYLLWRQTECHISNQYNTCLWKLVFSGKSEKEAKEILKGRQKQEQNELLFQQFGINYKDLPQIFRQGSCAIKIKVDDIVKYREDGTPVKRPRKKAIIVHSENVATKRFWNNYTCLTEELGSLAEGINKIKPEYLRSFQFESRLMISTWIVVRVDGCHFHRFCEDNGFQKPNDEQALKLMNSCAVSLLEMFKDIIFAYGMSDEYSFVLKKDSLLYQRWSSEIVSAVVSLFSSMYVMKWKEYFPEKEFKEPPYFDGRSVCYPSSEILRDYLAWRQVDCHINNQYNTCFWLLVKSGKSRTEAQSSLKGTQTQEKNELLAKFGIDYNALPIIFRMGSSVFRDRDEPTGNDRVVVEHCNIIETSFWKEHPRILDEEESLLTILRPHSNKMLRLS comes from the exons ATGCTTGTGCTATTAAG TTTCGTTTTGAAGAAGGAAACCACATTTTACCAGAGGCGAGCAAGCAAAATACTATCCATTATTGTGTCTTTCTTCTCATCTACATATGTAACCAAATGGAAagagttcttttctcaaaaagagtTAAGTGTGCCTCCATCATTCCATTCACGAGTTATCAGCTGTGCATCAATGGAGGTTCTTCAGGCATATCTTCTATGGAGACAAACAGAATGTCATATAAGCAATCAATACAATACTTGTTTGTGGAAGTTGGTGTTTTCTGGAAAGTCAGAAAAGGAGGCGAAAGAGATTCTTAAGGGAAGACAAAAGCAGGAGCAAAATGAATTACTCTTTCAGCAGTTTGGTATCAACTACAAGGACCTTCCGCAGATTTTTCGTCAAGGGTCTTGTGCCATCAAGATAAAGGTGGACGATATTGTGAAATACCGTGAAGATGGCACTCCTGTTAAAAGACCAAGGAAGAAAGCAATCATAGTTCACTCAGAAAATGTAGCAACAAAAAGGTTTTGGAATAACTACACATGCCTTACCGAGGAACTTGGTTCGCTCGCTGAAGGGATTAACAAGATTAAACCCGAGTATTTGAGGTCTTTCCAATTTGAAAGCAGGTTGATGATATCTACTTGGATTGTAGTCCGGGTAGATGGTTGTCATTTCCACAGGTTTTGTGAAGATAATGGCTTTCAGAAGCCAAATGATGAACAGGCACTGAAACTTATGAACTCTTGTGCGGTTTCTTTGCTGGAGATGTTTAAGGATATTATATTTGCATATGGGATGAGTGATGAATACAGCTTTGTTTTGAAGAAAGATTCTCTATTGTATCAGAGGTGGTCAAGTGAAATCGTCTCAGCTGTTGTATCTCTTTTCTCTTCCATGTATGTGATGAAGTGGAAAGAGTATTTTCCTGAGAAAGAGTTTAAAGAACCACCTTATTTTGATGGACGATCTGTTTGCTATCCATCATCTGAGATTCTTCGAGATTACTTGGCTTGGAGACAAGTTGATTGTCACATAAACAATCAGTACAATACTTGTTTCTGGCTGCTTGTTAAGTCTGGAAAGAGCAGAACTGAAGCACAAAGCTCTCTGAAGGGTactcaaactcaagaaaaaaatgaattacttGCCAAGTTTGGCATTGATTACAATGCGTTGCCAATTATCTTTCGGATGGGGTCCTCTGTTTTCCGGGACAGAGATGAACCAACAGGAAATGACAGAGTAGTTGTTGAACACTGTAACATAATTGAGACAAGCTTTTGGAAAGAACATCCAAGAATACTCGATGAGGAGGAATCATTGCTAACAATTTTACGGCCCCATAGCAATAAAATGCTTCGATTGTCTTGA